Proteins encoded within one genomic window of Bemisia tabaci chromosome 2, PGI_BMITA_v3:
- the LOC109036163 gene encoding cytochrome P450 9e2 has protein sequence MSEFLRKIWLPLVMFIITFLYWHYTKTFNYWKKKGVFYFEPIIFFGNIKDRILFRKAFHQFWLDTYKSMKGHKFAGFYEGRRATLVVLDPDIIKSVLIRDFSHFMDRPTLQLRYPLIQRQLLNLKGQEWKKVRSMLTPAFTSGKLKAMEVLLQQCGKQVKQYLNKVTDGNDGATLEMKEFYGHFTMDVIATAAFGVQTDSLQNPDSEFVKFASRFNDFSRFERFMIFFVLIFIPQFAKYLPITFFNMEVMNFLASVVRDTIQHREIRNEKRNDFLQLMLDVNEESKAKEKIGEGDSNSPSVMDETTIIAQSVLFLVAGFETSSTLLTFASYELALNKEIQERLREEIRLTLEKHGETNMYEAIQDMPYLDMVLNEALRKHPPLARIDRSCTDDYTIPGTSITIEKGINVTIPVLGIHYDPEYYPEPEKFIPERFSPDEKSKRSPYLFLPFGAGPRNCIGLRFAMLSTKIAMIYLFKDFEINTCEKTQIPYNYSKFSMLLKAEKGIWLKIKPL, from the exons ATGTctgaatttctcaggaaaaTATGGCTTCCTCTCGTTATGTTTATCATAACGTTTCTCTACTGGCATTATACAAAAACGTTCAATTACTGGAAGAAAAAGGGTGTCTTCTACTTCGAGCCTATCATCTTTTTTGGAAACATCAAAGATCGAATTTTGTTCCGTAAGGCCTTTCATCAGTTTTGGCTTGATACTTACAAAAGCATGAAAGGTCACAAATTTGCAG GGTTCTATGAAGGCAGACGGGCAACTTTAGTCGTCCTTGACCCAGATATTATCAAATCTGTGCTCATTCGAGATTTCAGCCATTTCATGGACCGTCCAACTTTACAGCTCAGGTACCCGTTGATACAGAGGCAACTGCTGAATCTCAAAGGCCAAGAGTGGAAAAAAGTAAGGTCGATGCTGACGCCCGCTTTCACGTCAGGAAAACTCAAAGCAATGGAAGTGTTACTTCAGCAGTGTGGCAAACAGGTTAAGCAGTATCTCAACAAAGTCACAG ATGGAAATGATGGAGCTACTCTTGAAATGAAAGAGTTTTATGGGCACTTCACCATGGATGTTATTGCAACAGCAGCTTTTGGAGTGCAAACGGACTCACTTCAAAATCCTGACTCGGAATTTGTGAAATTTGCGTCTCGATTCAATGATTTTTCACGTTTTGAGAGATTTATGATCTTCTTTGTGCTCATATTCATCCCACAGTTTGCCAAGTATCTTCCAATAACTTTCTTCAATATGGAAGTTATGAACTTTCTAGCAAGCGTTGTTAGAGATACTATTCAACACAGAGAAATTAGGAATGAAAA GCGCAATGATTTCCTGCAGTTGATGTTGGATGTAAATGAAGAATCAAAAGCCAAAGAAAAGATTGGTGAAGGTGATAGTAATTCTCCTTCCGTCATGGATGAAACGACAATCATAGCGCAGTCAGTACTGTTCTTGGTTGCAGGTTTTGAGACCTCTAGTACCCTCCTGACGTTTGCTTCTTACGAATTAGCATTGAACAAGGAAATCCAAGAAAGACTTAGGGAAGAAATTAGGCTAACCTTGGAAAAACACGGAGAGACTAATATGTATGAGGCGATACAAGACATGCCATATCTAGACATGGTTTTAAATG AAGCTCTCCGCAAGCACCCTCCTCTTGCAAGGATTGACCGTTCTTGCACTGATGACTATACAATTCCTGGAACGTCTATAACGATTGAAAAAGGAATAAATGTAACAATTCCTGTGCTTGGCATTCATTACGACCCTGAATATTACCCAGAGCCAGAAAAATTCATCCCTGAAAGGTTCTCACCCGATGAAAAGAGTAAACGTTCACCATATCTGTTTTTGCCGTTTGGTGCTGGACCTAGAAACTGTATCG GTCTAAGGTTTGCAATGCTAAGCACAAAAATAGCAATGATTTACCTCTTCAAGGACTTTGAAATCAACACATGTGAAAAAACCCAAATTCCTTACAACTATAGTAAATTTTCCATGCTCTTGAAGGCTGAAAAAGGGATCTGGCTGAAGATCAAACCTCTGTGA
- the LOC140224013 gene encoding uncharacterized protein: MTMSDFLKLEKKLKKSKSLRNQLRSEYKLLMRSDRGASCRSLAAASLHDTLAAKFTWKGQKTISPSQKKAFEGTQIHRLILQSVNLKFKEPFMTKAQFQDVLADWFAQAKFRFQRREKRAAARRLQMEAENEEVALPSSESEPDSD; this comes from the exons ATGACAATGTCTGACTTtctgaaacttgaaaaaaaattgaagaaaagcaaGTCATTAAGAAATCAGTTG aggAGTGAATACAAATTACTGATGCGTTCAGACCGAGGCGCTTCATGTCGCAGTTTAGCCGCGGCTTCCTTGCATGATACATTGGCGgcaaaatttacatggaaaGGCCAAAAAACAATCAGTCCATCTCAGAAGAAGGCGTTCGAAGGAACGCAGATTCATAGACTAATCCTTCAATCCGTTAATCTTAAATTCAAAGAACCATTTATGACGAAAGCCCAATTTCAAGATGTACTGGCAGATTGGTTTGCTCAGGCGAAGTTTCGTTTTCAAAGAAG GGAGAAAAGAGCTGCAGCTCGTCGTCTACAAATGGAGGCAGAAAATGAAGAGGTGGCACTGCCCAGCAGTGAATCCGAGCCTGACAGTGACTGA
- the LOC140224014 gene encoding uncharacterized protein: MTRSPLSLSHEEPTTRFWNVVLFANGDLGIAPDIWLKEQQNLCAYPRVNAYTLNSLAEKCAPPKKDWPEYKINKFYHRKISSFDKAKELFAEIDSEISGAEESAPPKQAPSTSTTAVSPPSTSPWVATNSAAKTSTVKNLTIATSGPAAKPSSDGNPTVVTSVSSATLSSDGNPTVVTSVSSATTSSDGNPTVVTSLSPPTPSSTRISSQNTPGSAGSSSSP; this comes from the exons ATGACCCGATCACCACTTTCTCTCTCCCATGAAGAACCCACCACAAG GTTTTGGAATGTCGTCCTCTTTGCCAATGGAGATCTAGGCATTGCACCCGATATATGGCTCAAGGAGCAGCAAAACTTGTGTGCGTACCCTAGAGTAAATGCGTACACTCTAAATTCTTTGGCAGAAAAATGCGCCCCTCCTAAGAAGGATTGGCCAGAGTACAAAATAAATAAGTTCTACCACAGAAAAATAAGCTCCTTTGATAAGGCAAAAGAGCTCTTTGCCGAAATCGACTCCGAGATAAGTGGGGCCGAAGAATCAGCACCTCCAAAACAGGCTCCTTCTACTTCGACCACAGCAGTTTCTCCCCCCTCCACTTCTCCTTGGGTTGCTACAAACTCTGCTGCAAAGACATCCACCGTTAAAAATCTGACTATCGCAACATCAGGGCCTGCTGCCAAGCCATCCTCCGATGGAAACCCAACTGTCGTTACATCAGTGTCTTCTGCAACGCTCTCCTCCGATGGAAATCCAACTGTCGTTACATCAGTGTCTTCTGCAACGACATCCTCCGATGGAAACCCAACTGTCGTTACATCATTGTCTCCTCCAACGCCATCCTCCACCAGGATTTCTTCTCAAAACACACCAGGGTCTGCTGGATCTTCATCCTCCCCCTAG